Proteins encoded within one genomic window of Haematobia irritans isolate KBUSLIRL chromosome 5, ASM5000362v1, whole genome shotgun sequence:
- the LOC142240107 gene encoding uncharacterized protein LOC142240107 yields MVISEENVLRTIKAAKSSTAIGPDGLATRMLKRIGENGVRFLTHTFNVCLNTPKYQTSGNILEAILLPYITEHLMLAEHQHGFHSGKSMTTALCVLTANIAEGLNSKRAHKRSILVALDLSKAFDTVNHNTLRGCYGNHPS; encoded by the exons ATGGTCATCAGTGAGGAGAATGTTCTCCGGACGATAAAGGCCGCCAAGAGCTCTACAGCAATTGGCCCAGATGGCTTGGCTACGAGGATGTTGAAACGCATTGGAGAGAATGGAGTTAGATTCCTGACCCATACCTTCAATGTCTGTCTCAACACTCCGAAATACCAGACATCTGGAAAC ATTCTGGAAGCTATTCTACTGCCCTACATCACAGAACATCTAATGTTGGCAGAACATCAGCATGGTTTCCACTCGGGCAAGAGTATGACCACTGCCTTGTGTGTATTAACAGCCAACATTGCAGAGGGATTGAATAGTAAGAGGGCACATAAACGTTCGATTCTCGTAGCATTGGACTTGTCTAAGGCGTTTGATACAGTGAACCACAACACTCTTAGGGGATGTTATGGGAACCATCCTTCCTAA